The following coding sequences are from one Sesamum indicum cultivar Zhongzhi No. 13 linkage group LG11, S_indicum_v1.0, whole genome shotgun sequence window:
- the LOC105174551 gene encoding putative serine/threonine-protein kinase has product MGFSSCFGVFDSRREKTATVTEGITTNNLRLFSYHSLRSATRLFHPSNRIGRGGFGVVYKGILRDGTQVAIKTLSAESKQGTNEFLTEINMISNIRHPNLVQLIGCCIEGNNRILVYEYLENNSLAGALLASKGKRHELDWSKRAAICKGTASGLAFLHEDAEPRIVHRDIKASNVLLDENFLPKIGDFGLAKLFPDNVTHVSTRVAGTEGYLAPEYALLGQLTKKADVYSFGVLLLEIISGKSSSKAAFGDDFLVLLEWTWKLFSEDRLLEIVDPDLIEYPQDEIMRFTKVALFCTQAASQQRPDMKQVVTMLSTDVNLNDNILSEPGLYRPRNPRKPRDGSLQISSLSDKGKEAATPFMTSTQLDNAYTDTEMVPR; this is encoded by the exons AtgggtttttcttcttgttttggAGTATTTGATTCCCGTAGAGAGAAGACTGCAACTGTAACCGAAG GAATTACTACAAACAATCTTAGGCTGTTTTCATATCATTCTTTGCGATCAGCTACGAGGCTTTTTCATCCTTCGAACAGAATCGGCAGAGGTGGTTTTGGGGTCGTCTATAAG GGAATTTTAAGGGATGGAACTCAAGTTGCCATCAAAACTCTTTCTGCTGAATCTAAGCAAGGGACTAATGAGTTCTTGACCGAGATTAATATGATATCGAATATACGACATCCAAATCTCGTTCAGCTGATTGGATGTTGCATAGAGGGAAATAACAGAATATTGGTGTATGAATATTTGGAGAACAACAGCCTCGCCGGTGCCTTACTCG CCTCAAAGGGCAAACGCCACGAACTGGATTGGTCCAAGAGGGCTGCAATATGCAAGGGTACAGCTTCTGGCCTTGCATTTCTTCATGAGGATGCTGAACCACGCATTGTCCATCGAGATATAAAGGCCAGCAATGTGCTTCTCGATGAGAATTTCCTCCCAAAAATTGGTGATTTTGGATTGGCAAAACTATTTCCTGATAACGTCACTCATGTTAGCACAAGAGTAGCAGGAACAGA GGGATACTTAGCTCCAGAGTATGCGTTATTGGGGCAACTCACCAAAAAGGCAGATGTTTATAGTTTCGGAGTGCTCCTACTCGAAATTATAAGTGGAAAAAGTAGTAGCAAGGCTGCTTTTGGGGATGATTTCTTGGTTCTGCTTGAGTGG ACCTGGAAACTGTTCAGTGAAGACAGACTACTAGAGATTGTAGATCCGGATCTTATTGAGTATCCACAAGATGAAATAATGCGCTTCACTAAAGTTGCACTATTTTGCACGCAAGCAGCTTCGCAACAAAGACCAGACATGAAACAAGTGGTGACGATGCTCTCCACAGATGTTAATCTTAATGACAACATACTATCAGAGCCGGGATTGTACAGACCACGAAATCCGCGTAAACCAAGAGATGGTAGTTTGCAGATTTCTTCTCTCTCAGACAAAGGCAAAGAAGCAGCTACTCCTTTCATGACTTCAACTCAATTAGATAATGCTTATACTGATACGGAGATGGTTCCTAGATGA
- the LOC105174550 gene encoding RNA polymerase II C-terminal domain phosphatase-like 2 isoform X1, which yields MSRLGFKSLVYHGDVYLGELETVPVKDGNFQFPNNEIRIHHISPNSERCHPLSVLQTISYASARCKLEPVSNGNSNTNAEQSPLINLHASCFYELKTAVVLLGSEEVHLVAMPSKQKKFPCFWCYSVPCGLYNACLWMLNTRCLAIVFDLDETLIVANTMKSFEDRIDALMGWIARETDPIRESGMTAEMKRYIEDRTLLKQYADTDCVVDGGKVYKVQQEEVPLLSDGSHRVVRPVVRLPEKNIVLTRINPENRDTSVLVRLRPAWEDLKSYLTAKGRKRFEVYVCTMAERDYALEMWRLLDPEANLISSKQLLDRVVCVKSGARKSLLNVFHDANCHPKMAMVIDDRLKVWEEKDQPRVHVVPAFTPYYAPQAETANAVPVLCVARNVACNVRGGFFKEFDENLLRRISDIFYEDEVVNLPCPPDVSNYLMSEDASFVPNGNPNVPIADGMNGPEVAQRLQPLVEQTNVSNAVSHPMANNLELKSEGSKLPVVSLSSATTPASTRVVLPSEKPSLLGDPFRRDSRYSGSTEPPLLSRLPWQPPLLQPQGGWLVEEDTNRGNFISRTLGITPECDPSDRLRGRQNLLSHGTSSSVTTELSHAVQAKNEEANPRYDIQKSPLPTNQFAEIGVSNQSSSNNKELKSEADKMNMLPSLSIGVLHEIGRRCRSKVEFRPVVSTSDDLQFSVEVFFTGERIGVGMGKTRKDAQQQAAENALRSLADNYISYISPHSKAVDNDFDRLLLEKENGFLWDIVKPGSEAPQVNNGLPKQNTSEVGILDNSSHG from the exons ATGAGTCGATTAGGGTTTAAATCCTTGGTTTATCACGGGGATGTGTATTTAGGGGAACTGGAAACTGTTCCAGTGAAGGACGGGAATTTTCAGTTTCCGAATAATGAGATTAGGATTCACCACATCTCCCCAAACAGCGAGAGATGCCACCCTCTATCTGTTCTCCAGACGATTTCTTATGCCTCCGCTCGTTGCAAACTCGAGCCTGTCTCCAATGGCAATTCAAATACCAATGCTGAGCAGTCTCCCCTGATCAATCTTCACGCATCGTGCTTCTATGAGCTTAAG ACTGCAGTTGTGTTGCTTGGTAGTGAGGAGGTTCATTTGGTGGCGATGCCTAGCAAGCAGAAGAAATTTCCATGTTTCTGGTGCTATTCGGTGCCCTGTGGGTTGTACAATGCATGTTTGTGGATGTTGAACACACGTTGCTTAGCTATTGTGTTTGATCTTGATGAAACACTTATTGTTGCCAACACAATGAAGTCATTTGAAGATAGAATTGATGCTTTGATGGGTTGGATTGCACGTGAGACTGACCCTATTCGGGAATCTGGGATGACGGCAGAG ATGAAGAGATATATTGAGGATCGGACTTTATTGAAGCAGTATGCTGATACTGACTGTGTTGTGGATGGTGGGAAAGTGTATAAGGTCCAGCAGGAGGAAGTCCCTCTGCTATCTGATGGGAGCCACCGTGTTGTTCGGCCTGTAGTAAGGCTGCCtgagaaaaatattgttcTTACGCGCATTAATCCTGAG AATCGTGATACCAGTGTATTAGTCAGGTTACGACCTGCTTGGGAagatttgaaaagttatttaACTGCAAAAGGCCGGAAAAGATTTGAAGTTTATGTTTGTACCATGGCTGAAAGAGATTATGCATTGGAAATGTGGAGGCTGCTTGATCCAGAAGCAAACTTGATTAGCTCAAAGCAACTACTGGACCGTGTTGTATGTGTCAAATCAG GGGCTAGGAAATCTTTGCTCAATGTCTTCCATGATGCAAATTGTCATCCGAAGATGGCAATGGTAATAGATGATCGCTTAAAGGTGTGGGAAGAGAAGGATCAGCCTCGAGTTCACGTAGTTCCTGCATTCACTCCATATTATGCCCCGCAGGCTGAG ACTGCGAATGCTGTTCCTGTCCTTTGTGTAGCAAGAAATGTGGCATGCAATGTCAGAGGCGGTTTTTTCAA AGAGTTCGATGAAAATCTACTGCGGAGAATATCTGACATCTTCTATGAAGATGAAGTGGTGAACTTACCTTGTCCACCAGACGTGAGCAACTACTTGATGTCAGAg GATGCTAGTTTTGTGCCAAATGGAAATCCAAATGTTCCAATTGCTGATGGAATGAATGGACCTGAAGTTGCGCAAAGACTGCAGCCTCTGGTA GAACAGACGAATGTTTCGAATGCTGTTTCTCATCCCATGGCTAATAACCTTGAGTTGAAATCTGAAGGCTCTAAGCTCCCTGTAGTATCTCTTTCAAGTGCTACTACTCCAGCATCCACAAGAGTAGTATTACCTTCTGAAA AACCTAGTTTGCTTGGTGATCCCTTTCGAAGAGATAGCAGGTATTCAGGTTCAACTGAACCGCCTCTGTTGTCTAGATTGCCTTGGCAGCCCCCCCTCCTACAACCACAAGGAGGCTGGTTAGTGGAAGAAGATACTAATAGAGGAAATTTCATCAGCCGAACCCTGGGAATAACTCCAGAATGTGATCCATCTGATAGACTGCGGGGTCGTCAAAACTTGCTCAGTCATGGTACATCGTCTTCGGTTACCACAGAATTGTCTCATGCAGTTCAAGCAAAAAATGAAGAG GCTAACCCCAGATATGACATCCAGAAAAGCCCTTTGCCTACAAATCAGTTTGCAG AGATTGGTGTGTCTAATCAGTCATCCTCCAATAATAAAGAGCTAAAATCCGAAGCTGATAAAATGAATATGTTGCCATCTTTGTCCATTGGTGTGCTCCATGAGATTGGAAGGAGATGCAGGTCAAAG GTTGAATTTAGGCCCGTTGTAAGTACCAGTGATGACTTGCAGTTCTCAGTAGAG GTTTTCTTTACTGGTGAAAGAATTGGTGTTGGAATGGGCAAGACGAGAAAAGACGCGCAGCAACAGGCTGCAGAGAATGCACTTCGTAGCTTGGCTG ATAATTACATATCTTATATTTCGCCTCATTCTAAAGCTGTGGATAATGATTTTGATAGACTTCTTctagagaaagaaaatgggTTTCTTTGGGACATTGTCAAGCCTGGATCAGAAGCACCACAAGTTAATAATGGGCTTCCCAAACAAAATACTTCAGAAGTGGGAATTCTTGACAATTCTTCCCATGGCTGA
- the LOC105174727 gene encoding clathrin light chain 2-like: MHGTEIPVGNQMEALEDASTYGGGAVDPLPPSVEISEGGEFAVNGPIPPAPAEEGFALREWRRSNAIRLEEKERREKEVLEEIIKEADEFKAEYYRKWKIRCENSRAVNREKEKLFLESREKFHAEADQSYWKAIAELIPKEVPAIEKKGKKDKEKKPNIIVIQGPKPGKPTDLSRMRQILVKLKHKPPGHMLLPPREPQKDAKAQELDQPAASTSMSENNAVTAAAK; encoded by the exons ATGCATGGAACCGAGATTCCAGTTGGCAACCAAATGGAGGCACTG GAGGACGCGTCGACTTATGGCGGCGGCGCTGTGGACCCGCTGCCTCCGTCAGTGGAGATATCTGAAGGCGGTGAGTTCGCCGTTAACGGACCTATTCCACCGGCTCCGGCGGAGGAGGGTTTTGCTCTGAGAGAGTGGAGAAG ATCAAATGCGATTCGGCTGGAGGAGAAAGAGAGGAGGGAGAAGGAGGTGTTGGAGGAAATAATCAAGGAAGCCGATGAATTTAAAGCGGAGTACTACAGGAAATGGAAGATTAGGTGTGAGAATAGCAGAGCTGTCAAcagggaaaaggaaaag TTGTTTCTAGAAAGCAGAGAGAAATTCCATGCTGAAGCTGATCAAAGTTACTGGAAGGCAATTGCTGAACTTATACCAAAAGAAGTTCCAGCCATAGAAAAGAAGGGGAAGAAGGATAAGGAAAAGAAGCCTAATATTATTGTGATTCAAGGCCCCAAACCAGGGAAGCCAACTGATCTGTCCCGGATGCGTCAAATTCTTGTGAAGCTCAAACACAAACCACCTGGTCACATGTTGCTGCCTCCACGTGAACCTCAAAAAGATGCTAAAGCTCAAGAGCTGGATCAACCAGCAGCCTCTACCTCCATGTCTGAGAATAACGCTGTAACTGCCGCTGCAAAGTAA
- the LOC105174550 gene encoding RNA polymerase II C-terminal domain phosphatase-like 2 isoform X2: MSRLGFKSLVYHGDVYLGELETVPVKDGNFQFPNNEIRIHHISPNSERCHPLSVLQTISYASARCKLEPVSNGNSNTNAEQSPLINLHASCFYELKTAVVLLGSEEVHLVAMPSKQKKFPCFWCYSVPCGLYNACLWMLNTRCLAIVFDLDETLIVANTMKSFEDRIDALMGWIARETDPIRESGMTAEMKRYIEDRTLLKQYADTDCVVDGGKVYKVQQEEVPLLSDGSHRVVRPVVRLPEKNIVLTRINPENRDTSVLVRLRPAWEDLKSYLTAKGRKRFEVYVCTMAERDYALEMWRLLDPEANLISSKQLLDRVVCVKSGARKSLLNVFHDANCHPKMAMVIDDRLKVWEEKDQPRVHVVPAFTPYYAPQAETANAVPVLCVARNVACNVRGGFFKEFDENLLRRISDIFYEDEVVNLPCPPDVSNYLMSEDASFVPNGNPNVPIADGMNGPEVAQRLQPLEQTNVSNAVSHPMANNLELKSEGSKLPVVSLSSATTPASTRVVLPSEKPSLLGDPFRRDSRYSGSTEPPLLSRLPWQPPLLQPQGGWLVEEDTNRGNFISRTLGITPECDPSDRLRGRQNLLSHGTSSSVTTELSHAVQAKNEEANPRYDIQKSPLPTNQFAEIGVSNQSSSNNKELKSEADKMNMLPSLSIGVLHEIGRRCRSKVEFRPVVSTSDDLQFSVEVFFTGERIGVGMGKTRKDAQQQAAENALRSLADNYISYISPHSKAVDNDFDRLLLEKENGFLWDIVKPGSEAPQVNNGLPKQNTSEVGILDNSSHG; the protein is encoded by the exons ATGAGTCGATTAGGGTTTAAATCCTTGGTTTATCACGGGGATGTGTATTTAGGGGAACTGGAAACTGTTCCAGTGAAGGACGGGAATTTTCAGTTTCCGAATAATGAGATTAGGATTCACCACATCTCCCCAAACAGCGAGAGATGCCACCCTCTATCTGTTCTCCAGACGATTTCTTATGCCTCCGCTCGTTGCAAACTCGAGCCTGTCTCCAATGGCAATTCAAATACCAATGCTGAGCAGTCTCCCCTGATCAATCTTCACGCATCGTGCTTCTATGAGCTTAAG ACTGCAGTTGTGTTGCTTGGTAGTGAGGAGGTTCATTTGGTGGCGATGCCTAGCAAGCAGAAGAAATTTCCATGTTTCTGGTGCTATTCGGTGCCCTGTGGGTTGTACAATGCATGTTTGTGGATGTTGAACACACGTTGCTTAGCTATTGTGTTTGATCTTGATGAAACACTTATTGTTGCCAACACAATGAAGTCATTTGAAGATAGAATTGATGCTTTGATGGGTTGGATTGCACGTGAGACTGACCCTATTCGGGAATCTGGGATGACGGCAGAG ATGAAGAGATATATTGAGGATCGGACTTTATTGAAGCAGTATGCTGATACTGACTGTGTTGTGGATGGTGGGAAAGTGTATAAGGTCCAGCAGGAGGAAGTCCCTCTGCTATCTGATGGGAGCCACCGTGTTGTTCGGCCTGTAGTAAGGCTGCCtgagaaaaatattgttcTTACGCGCATTAATCCTGAG AATCGTGATACCAGTGTATTAGTCAGGTTACGACCTGCTTGGGAagatttgaaaagttatttaACTGCAAAAGGCCGGAAAAGATTTGAAGTTTATGTTTGTACCATGGCTGAAAGAGATTATGCATTGGAAATGTGGAGGCTGCTTGATCCAGAAGCAAACTTGATTAGCTCAAAGCAACTACTGGACCGTGTTGTATGTGTCAAATCAG GGGCTAGGAAATCTTTGCTCAATGTCTTCCATGATGCAAATTGTCATCCGAAGATGGCAATGGTAATAGATGATCGCTTAAAGGTGTGGGAAGAGAAGGATCAGCCTCGAGTTCACGTAGTTCCTGCATTCACTCCATATTATGCCCCGCAGGCTGAG ACTGCGAATGCTGTTCCTGTCCTTTGTGTAGCAAGAAATGTGGCATGCAATGTCAGAGGCGGTTTTTTCAA AGAGTTCGATGAAAATCTACTGCGGAGAATATCTGACATCTTCTATGAAGATGAAGTGGTGAACTTACCTTGTCCACCAGACGTGAGCAACTACTTGATGTCAGAg GATGCTAGTTTTGTGCCAAATGGAAATCCAAATGTTCCAATTGCTGATGGAATGAATGGACCTGAAGTTGCGCAAAGACTGCAGCCTCTG GAACAGACGAATGTTTCGAATGCTGTTTCTCATCCCATGGCTAATAACCTTGAGTTGAAATCTGAAGGCTCTAAGCTCCCTGTAGTATCTCTTTCAAGTGCTACTACTCCAGCATCCACAAGAGTAGTATTACCTTCTGAAA AACCTAGTTTGCTTGGTGATCCCTTTCGAAGAGATAGCAGGTATTCAGGTTCAACTGAACCGCCTCTGTTGTCTAGATTGCCTTGGCAGCCCCCCCTCCTACAACCACAAGGAGGCTGGTTAGTGGAAGAAGATACTAATAGAGGAAATTTCATCAGCCGAACCCTGGGAATAACTCCAGAATGTGATCCATCTGATAGACTGCGGGGTCGTCAAAACTTGCTCAGTCATGGTACATCGTCTTCGGTTACCACAGAATTGTCTCATGCAGTTCAAGCAAAAAATGAAGAG GCTAACCCCAGATATGACATCCAGAAAAGCCCTTTGCCTACAAATCAGTTTGCAG AGATTGGTGTGTCTAATCAGTCATCCTCCAATAATAAAGAGCTAAAATCCGAAGCTGATAAAATGAATATGTTGCCATCTTTGTCCATTGGTGTGCTCCATGAGATTGGAAGGAGATGCAGGTCAAAG GTTGAATTTAGGCCCGTTGTAAGTACCAGTGATGACTTGCAGTTCTCAGTAGAG GTTTTCTTTACTGGTGAAAGAATTGGTGTTGGAATGGGCAAGACGAGAAAAGACGCGCAGCAACAGGCTGCAGAGAATGCACTTCGTAGCTTGGCTG ATAATTACATATCTTATATTTCGCCTCATTCTAAAGCTGTGGATAATGATTTTGATAGACTTCTTctagagaaagaaaatgggTTTCTTTGGGACATTGTCAAGCCTGGATCAGAAGCACCACAAGTTAATAATGGGCTTCCCAAACAAAATACTTCAGAAGTGGGAATTCTTGACAATTCTTCCCATGGCTGA